Proteins from a genomic interval of Candidatus Nomurabacteria bacterium:
- a CDS encoding aminotransferase class V-fold PLP-dependent enzyme, translating into MAQIYNLDHAAGAPLNKDTKKAISDFLEKPFYNIDSSYEPAVKLRRYLTDLRSKTAKLIGVKTPNIFITNGSSDATNMLFDLLSSADQNSEILTTNIEHSSLIDQLNKFKQSVFLSIDPKDLIDLTELKSLITNTTLLVSIQYVNNETGQVFPIKEVSEIIKQIKQDRIKRGVKLPIFLHTDASQAAITQDLQIPRLGVDTMSLNGSKFGALPNSGILYLSADLLRFLDNKNIKVLERKQNPLSVISLYHSLNNSISKKNTELKRLLNLSSSFWSEFNKLIPESQLNPIGLKIGKKHSPHILNIYIPKVSGEKLVILAGLNNILISTGAACSASKDKPSHVLESLGLSLDQINSSIRVSFGSANKSAKEVKNAAAKLAKLCQNESVKIS; encoded by the coding sequence ATGGCTCAGATTTATAATTTAGACCACGCAGCTGGAGCTCCACTCAATAAAGATACAAAAAAAGCTATCTCAGATTTTTTAGAAAAACCATTCTACAACATAGACTCCTCGTACGAACCTGCGGTAAAGTTGAGAAGATACTTAACAGACTTAAGATCTAAAACCGCTAAACTTATTGGGGTAAAGACTCCAAATATTTTTATAACTAACGGAAGCTCAGATGCGACAAATATGCTTTTTGATTTACTTAGCTCAGCTGATCAAAATTCAGAGATATTAACAACTAACATTGAACATTCGAGCCTAATTGATCAGCTCAATAAGTTTAAACAAAGCGTATTTTTAAGTATTGACCCAAAAGATCTTATTGATTTAACTGAACTTAAAAGTTTGATAACTAATACTACACTTTTAGTTTCTATCCAATATGTAAATAATGAAACCGGACAAGTTTTTCCTATAAAAGAAGTCTCTGAAATTATTAAGCAAATAAAACAAGATCGAATTAAAAGAGGAGTTAAATTACCTATTTTTTTGCATACTGATGCATCCCAAGCAGCTATTACCCAAGACTTGCAAATACCAAGGCTAGGAGTAGATACTATGAGTCTTAATGGCTCAAAGTTTGGAGCTCTTCCAAATTCTGGAATCCTATATTTAAGTGCTGATCTTTTAAGGTTCTTGGACAATAAAAACATTAAGGTCTTAGAAAGAAAGCAAAATCCCCTCTCAGTAATATCTCTTTATCATTCACTAAACAATTCTATCTCTAAAAAAAATACAGAATTAAAAAGATTACTAAACTTAAGTAGTAGCTTTTGGTCAGAATTTAATAAACTTATACCAGAATCACAACTAAATCCCATCGGTTTAAAAATTGGTAAAAAACACTCACCTCATATTTTAAATATTTATATACCAAAAGTTAGTGGAGAAAAACTTGTTATTCTGGCAGGCTTAAATAATATCTTAATATCTACAGGAGCGGCATGCTCCGCAAGTAAAGATAAGCCCAGTCATGTTTTAGAATCTCTAGGCTTAAGTTTAGATCAAATAAATTCATCAATAAGAGTAAGTTTTGGATCTGCAAATAAGTCTGCAAAAGAAGTAAAAAATGCAGCAGCGAAACTTGCTAAACTCTGTCAGAATGAAAGCGTTAAAATTAGTTAA
- a CDS encoding TatD family hydrolase gives MLEIIDTHCHIHEDGYPDAPTVIKAGKDLGVIKFICIGTDLESSKKAVAFAKKHKKDGAFASIGIHPHEATSDKINQNLSSKVWAEMSELAKEPEVVAIGEFGFDFFYHKEKDARANQTKLAKKHLELAKKTNLPVILHIREAFDPFFEVIKNFPNIQGVVHSFSDIPDKLTQIFNLPNDFFIGLNGIMTFSKVPAQLDSARLIPLDKLVLETDSPYLTPAPERGKINTIKNTMRIAEFLSELRGEELEHFCNITTANSERLFSI, from the coding sequence ATGCTAGAAATTATAGACACCCACTGTCATATACATGAAGATGGCTACCCAGATGCACCAACTGTCATAAAGGCTGGGAAAGACTTAGGTGTAATTAAGTTCATATGCATCGGAACTGATTTAGAAAGCTCTAAAAAAGCGGTTGCTTTTGCAAAAAAACACAAAAAAGACGGTGCTTTTGCATCAATTGGAATCCACCCTCACGAAGCAACTTCAGATAAAATCAATCAAAATTTAAGCTCAAAAGTATGGGCAGAAATGTCAGAGCTTGCAAAAGAACCAGAGGTAGTTGCAATTGGAGAATTTGGCTTTGATTTCTTTTATCATAAAGAAAAAGATGCTCGTGCAAATCAGACAAAGCTAGCTAAAAAGCATCTAGAACTTGCAAAAAAAACTAATCTACCAGTAATTTTACATATCAGAGAAGCTTTTGACCCATTTTTTGAAGTAATAAAAAACTTCCCTAACATTCAAGGAGTAGTGCACAGTTTTTCTGACATACCTGATAAGCTTACCCAAATATTTAACTTACCCAATGATTTTTTTATCGGCTTAAACGGAATAATGACGTTTTCTAAGGTACCGGCTCAACTAGACTCAGCAAGATTAATCCCATTAGATAAATTAGTACTAGAAACCGACTCTCCCTACTTGACTCCAGCCCCTGAGCGTGGTAAAATCAATACCATAAAGAATACAATGCGTATAGCAGAGTTCTTAAGTGAATTAAGAGGCGAAGAGTTAGAGCATTTTTGCAATATCACAACAGCCAACAGTGAAAGGCTCTTTTCTATCTAA
- a CDS encoding tetratricopeptide repeat protein, producing MNELFTYIAIFALSLWLLARQHVVENYNTNLMQGQLRRLWQDAHQNLVKNDKSRAERSLLALLKLDSKNYGAYNKLGIIYAQQGLKKEAIECFEISSGINQNASSLHNLGLIYFNDGQYEKAARAFEQSIDKDPENPGRRIILAKTLEKMDEPKAAIKELEKAHRLSPGGTASAQLAHAYRQIGAPELAEEVEEESKKLKTISSRSS from the coding sequence GTGAACGAACTATTTACATACATAGCAATTTTTGCACTTAGCCTTTGGCTACTTGCCAGACAGCATGTAGTAGAAAACTACAACACCAATCTTATGCAGGGTCAACTAAGAAGATTGTGGCAAGATGCACACCAAAACTTAGTAAAAAATGATAAGAGTAGAGCAGAAAGATCACTTCTCGCTTTACTAAAACTTGATAGTAAAAATTATGGTGCCTACAACAAACTAGGGATTATATATGCCCAACAAGGCTTAAAAAAAGAGGCAATAGAGTGTTTCGAAATAAGCAGCGGGATTAACCAAAATGCCAGCAGTCTACATAACTTAGGTTTAATATATTTTAATGATGGACAATACGAAAAAGCAGCAAGGGCCTTTGAACAATCAATTGATAAAGATCCTGAAAACCCCGGAAGAAGAATAATCCTAGCAAAAACATTAGAGAAGATGGATGAACCAAAGGCTGCCATAAAAGAGCTAGAAAAAGCTCATAGGCTTAGTCCAGGAGGTACTGCTTCTGCACAACTAGCGCATGCCTACAGACAGATAGGTGCTCCGGAGCTTGCAGAAGAAGTAGAAGAAGAATCAAAGAAGCTAAAAACAATATCATCCAGGTCATCCTAA
- a CDS encoding transketolase family protein, giving the protein MINLSIRMEPIKVGFGRGLLKAAQKDQQVVGLSADLVESTGMGKLRDEFPERLIEVGVAEQNLVTVASGMAKIGKIPFASSYAAFCPGRCWEQIRTTICLNNQNVKIVGSHAGLGVGHDGATHQMLEDIALMRVLPNMQVFAPADSIEAEKITLAIAKTKSPSYLRLSRQDVPVFTHPDTKFKIGEGVKLKDGHQITILSSGTATWHALEAGIKLREHGIDAEVLHFPTIKPIDRDLIIQSAKKTRRFITVEDHQVSGGFGSLIAEVISESYPIPVVRIGIDDKFGQSGTPEELFRHYGITSTNIVRKALQLTKATNPST; this is encoded by the coding sequence ATGATTAATTTAAGCATTAGAATGGAACCCATTAAAGTCGGTTTTGGTAGGGGCTTGCTAAAAGCTGCACAAAAAGATCAACAGGTTGTGGGCTTAAGCGCAGATTTAGTTGAAAGTACCGGAATGGGTAAACTTAGAGACGAATTCCCAGAAAGGTTAATTGAAGTTGGAGTAGCTGAGCAAAACTTAGTAACCGTTGCAAGTGGAATGGCCAAAATAGGCAAAATACCATTTGCCAGTAGTTATGCTGCTTTTTGCCCTGGGAGATGTTGGGAGCAAATAAGAACAACTATTTGTTTAAATAATCAAAACGTTAAAATAGTCGGCTCACACGCCGGGCTAGGAGTAGGCCATGACGGCGCAACTCATCAGATGCTTGAAGACATCGCCCTTATGAGAGTCCTACCAAACATGCAGGTTTTTGCTCCAGCCGACTCAATTGAGGCAGAAAAGATTACTTTAGCTATTGCTAAGACAAAATCTCCAAGTTATTTAAGATTATCCCGCCAAGATGTACCTGTTTTTACTCACCCAGACACTAAATTTAAAATAGGAGAAGGGGTTAAGCTTAAAGACGGACATCAGATCACTATACTTTCCAGCGGAACAGCAACCTGGCATGCACTTGAGGCCGGAATTAAACTTAGAGAACACGGTATAGATGCCGAAGTCCTGCATTTTCCGACCATAAAGCCGATTGATAGAGATCTAATTATTCAGTCAGCCAAAAAAACTAGAAGATTTATCACTGTTGAAGATCATCAAGTTAGCGGAGGATTTGGCTCGTTAATAGCTGAAGTGATATCAGAAAGCTATCCAATTCCTGTTGTCAGAATAGGGATTGACGATAAATTTGGCCAAAGTGGCACTCCAGAAGAGCTGTTCAGACACTACGGAATAACGAGTACAAATATAGTTAGAAAAGCCCTCCAGCTAACCAAAGCAACTAATCCCTCAACCTAA
- a CDS encoding transketolase encodes MKDKTIKQLEDQAEKIRESIIEMLEKAGSGHAAGPLGMADIITALYFRVLRHDPKDPEWSERDIFLMSNGHCAPVQYAAMAHSGYFPKKELLTLREFGSRLQGHPERSSLPGLENTSGPLGSGLSQAAGMALALKLDKSPHRHIYLTLSDGELNEGNIWEAAMFSAKYQLDNLTAILDRNNIQIDGPTEKVMPLENLKDKWESFGWHIQEVDGHNIEAIIDACAMARAVSERPSIIIAHTIPGKGVHFMEGDFHWHSEAPSHKQAREAIHDLRSLKGKVVYD; translated from the coding sequence ATGAAAGATAAAACTATTAAGCAGCTCGAGGATCAGGCTGAAAAAATTAGAGAAAGCATTATAGAAATGCTAGAAAAAGCAGGCTCAGGTCATGCTGCTGGACCTCTTGGAATGGCAGATATCATTACAGCCCTATACTTTAGAGTCTTAAGACATGATCCAAAAGATCCTGAGTGGAGCGAAAGAGATATCTTTTTAATGAGTAACGGTCATTGTGCCCCAGTCCAATATGCCGCGATGGCTCATTCAGGTTACTTTCCTAAAAAAGAATTACTTACTTTGAGAGAATTCGGGTCAAGATTGCAAGGCCACCCAGAAAGAAGTAGTCTTCCTGGCTTAGAGAATACATCTGGACCACTAGGATCTGGTTTATCTCAAGCTGCAGGAATGGCTCTAGCCCTTAAACTTGATAAAAGTCCCCACAGACATATATATCTAACCTTAAGCGATGGCGAGCTTAATGAAGGCAATATTTGGGAAGCAGCTATGTTTAGTGCCAAATATCAGTTAGATAACTTAACTGCAATTCTCGACAGAAACAATATCCAGATAGATGGTCCAACAGAGAAAGTGATGCCACTTGAAAACCTAAAAGATAAATGGGAATCTTTTGGCTGGCATATCCAAGAAGTTGACGGGCACAACATCGAAGCGATTATTGATGCCTGCGCGATGGCAAGAGCTGTTTCTGAAAGACCAAGCATTATCATTGCCCACACAATACCGGGTAAAGGGGTACATTTTATGGAAGGAGACTTCCATTGGCACAGCGAAGCCCCTAGCCACAAACAAGCCAGAGAGGCTATCCATGATCTTAGGTCTCTAAAAGGAAAGGTCGTCTATGATTAA
- a CDS encoding glycosyltransferase — MATLILFLSFNFLRYGSDRIDNKSMSASIWTNTAFLLLGLCLIFSLEIQLTQSLNFSLFVDSVIGISFVGSVTALFNVIRTISKSRLYKTPKLSKAQQPTVTVAIAARNEDKALADCLNAVLSSDYEKMEVIVLDDCSTDGTGSLMSFYANNGVRFISGQEPPLGWLGQNWAFERLTQEASGDYILFLGVDTKISPRTISRMIQFSKFYTYKMISLQPMLLHLDFWPQLLQPLRLLWQTTFRNLLKRPPVSSSLWMVEKSALLDLKTFTEIPDVVNPEKNLATKLYSTDSYFYAFANADDGVITRKKLSSLWDSSVRSYYPHIGRNPALVCYMILLILAALVAPALGLYEAITTQQYTLSVILGVIATIFWWLSHLMLVTRVNPSGWFLAIFNLPIMIVVEVYLNLTSMYKYEFGKVDWKGRNIR; from the coding sequence ATGGCTACTTTAATTCTATTTTTAAGTTTCAACTTCTTAAGATACGGCTCAGACAGAATAGATAACAAAAGTATGTCAGCTTCTATCTGGACAAACACTGCATTCTTACTATTAGGACTCTGCCTAATATTTTCTCTTGAGATTCAACTCACCCAATCCCTAAACTTTAGCTTGTTTGTAGATTCTGTAATAGGCATAAGCTTTGTGGGGTCAGTTACGGCTTTATTTAATGTTATAAGAACTATCAGTAAGTCTAGACTTTATAAAACACCAAAGCTTAGTAAAGCCCAGCAACCAACTGTAACTGTCGCTATCGCCGCCAGAAACGAGGATAAAGCTTTAGCCGACTGTTTAAATGCTGTATTAAGCTCCGATTACGAAAAGATGGAGGTTATAGTACTTGATGACTGCAGTACAGACGGAACCGGAAGCCTAATGAGCTTTTACGCTAACAATGGAGTTAGATTCATCTCGGGCCAAGAGCCTCCACTTGGCTGGCTAGGACAAAACTGGGCTTTCGAGAGATTAACACAAGAAGCAAGTGGTGATTACATTTTATTCTTAGGAGTCGATACAAAAATATCACCCAGAACAATCAGTAGGATGATCCAATTCTCAAAATTCTATACATATAAGATGATTTCTCTCCAGCCAATGCTATTACATCTAGATTTCTGGCCCCAGCTTCTTCAGCCCCTAAGATTACTATGGCAGACTACATTTAGAAATTTACTAAAGCGTCCCCCAGTCTCTAGTAGCCTATGGATGGTCGAGAAATCAGCTCTACTTGACTTAAAGACTTTTACAGAAATACCTGATGTAGTAAACCCAGAAAAAAACTTAGCTACTAAACTTTACTCAACTGACTCTTATTTTTATGCCTTTGCTAATGCAGATGATGGAGTCATAACAAGAAAAAAGCTATCGAGCTTATGGGATTCTTCAGTTAGAAGCTACTACCCTCATATTGGCAGAAATCCAGCACTAGTATGCTACATGATTTTATTAATCTTAGCAGCTTTAGTCGCTCCAGCTCTTGGGCTATACGAGGCAATTACAACTCAGCAATATACCCTAAGTGTTATTTTAGGAGTTATTGCAACAATCTTTTGGTGGTTATCTCATCTAATGTTAGTGACACGAGTAAACCCGAGTGGCTGGTTCTTAGCCATATTTAATCTACCAATAATGATAGTGGTAGAGGTTTACCTGAACTTAACATCAATGTATAAGTACGAATTCGGCAAGGTAGATTGGAAAGGCAGAAACATCAGATAG
- a CDS encoding DNA recombination protein RmuC, producing the protein MSGDIIAILVVLLFGFIGLGSLLVNKLGDLQSNEDNSKENEVLRQDIQFLEQKLATLNETMRDQMNTRLDKNHELMSSTFQKQFKQSQDIIADVNTRLARLDEANKKVVDVTSELKTLQNVLQNPKQRGVLGEYHLETVLANVLPPGRFELQYKFKNGEAVDAVVFLQDGKVLPVDSKFSLENYNRLVDANDKDRREALANLFKSDLKKRIDETAKYIKPSENTMDFAFMFIPSEAIYYDLLVNKVGASGVQARDLLEYAFQDKKVIIVSPTSFMAYLQTVLQGLRSLHIEEQAKEIQKRVGDLARHIGSYESFMQSLGKSLGTTVNHYNKAHKELGKIDKDVMKIAGKEAKLDASVDPILLDKPIEE; encoded by the coding sequence ATGAGTGGAGATATTATCGCGATTTTAGTTGTGCTACTGTTTGGCTTTATTGGTCTAGGTTCTTTGTTAGTTAACAAGCTAGGAGATCTACAGAGTAATGAGGATAATTCAAAAGAAAATGAAGTTCTTAGACAAGATATACAGTTTTTAGAGCAAAAGCTGGCTACGTTAAATGAGACAATGCGAGATCAGATGAACACTCGTCTTGATAAGAATCATGAGTTAATGAGCTCAACTTTTCAGAAACAGTTTAAGCAGTCTCAAGATATTATTGCTGATGTTAATACTCGTCTCGCTAGACTTGATGAAGCTAATAAGAAGGTAGTTGATGTGACTAGTGAGTTAAAAACTCTTCAGAATGTTTTGCAAAATCCTAAACAACGAGGAGTTTTGGGTGAGTATCATTTAGAAACGGTTTTAGCTAATGTTTTACCGCCTGGTAGATTTGAACTGCAGTATAAGTTTAAAAATGGAGAAGCTGTGGATGCAGTGGTTTTTCTGCAAGATGGTAAAGTACTTCCGGTAGATTCTAAGTTTAGTTTAGAGAATTACAATCGTTTAGTTGATGCTAATGACAAAGATCGTCGAGAGGCTCTTGCTAATCTATTTAAATCTGATTTAAAAAAGAGAATTGATGAGACAGCTAAATATATTAAGCCTAGTGAGAACACTATGGATTTTGCTTTTATGTTTATCCCAAGTGAGGCTATTTATTATGATCTTTTAGTGAACAAGGTTGGCGCGAGTGGTGTCCAGGCCCGAGATTTATTGGAGTACGCCTTCCAAGATAAAAAAGTTATTATTGTCAGCCCAACCAGCTTTATGGCGTATCTACAAACTGTTCTGCAAGGGCTTAGAAGTTTGCATATCGAAGAGCAGGCAAAGGAGATTCAAAAAAGAGTTGGAGACTTAGCCAGGCATATTGGTAGCTATGAGAGCTTTATGCAAAGTCTCGGTAAATCTCTTGGTACAACTGTAAATCATTATAATAAAGCCCATAAAGAGCTTGGGAAAATTGATAAAGATGTCATGAAGATCGCAGGTAAAGAAGCTAAATTAGATGCTTCTGTAGATCCAATACTACTAGACAAGCCAATCGAAGAATAG
- a CDS encoding beta-galactosidase — protein MNTRLSKLKETPKYLKSIWGSFSKLQKILFSLALTIILIILVMRLVSFKYQLSEKNKGYEFGTTFVSSHAEHYGLDPKQTYSAILDDLNLRKIRLVSYWSEGEKEKGKYDFSDLDWQFAEAEKKGVKISLSIGLRQPRWPECHQPEWSKNLPKEEWYPSLKIYLSEVVKRYKNNPALESYQLENEYFLKDFGICPDYSRERLVDEFNLVKNLDPKTPIILTRSNNYGGFALGKPEADIYGISVYRKVHNKTLGYVTYPFPAWYYAFLAQGQKSLTGKPSIIHEFQLEPWTISGDTKNTSLEEQNKTMSVEDVKRNINFAKKTGIKEVYFWGAEWWYWHLQNGDPSIWKTVKSGLNK, from the coding sequence ATGAATACCAGATTATCTAAACTCAAGGAGACCCCAAAATACCTAAAAAGTATTTGGGGCTCTTTTAGTAAACTTCAAAAAATACTATTCAGCCTTGCCTTAACTATAATACTAATCATCCTTGTAATGAGGTTGGTGTCATTTAAATATCAACTTTCAGAGAAGAATAAAGGTTACGAGTTTGGCACAACTTTTGTATCGAGTCATGCTGAGCATTATGGTCTTGATCCTAAACAAACCTATAGTGCAATATTAGATGATCTAAACTTAAGAAAAATAAGATTAGTTAGCTACTGGTCTGAAGGAGAAAAAGAAAAGGGCAAATATGACTTCTCGGATCTAGACTGGCAATTTGCCGAAGCTGAAAAAAAAGGAGTTAAGATCTCACTTTCTATAGGATTAAGACAGCCTAGATGGCCAGAATGTCATCAGCCAGAATGGTCTAAAAATCTACCTAAAGAAGAATGGTATCCGAGCCTCAAGATATACTTGTCCGAAGTTGTTAAGAGATATAAGAATAACCCAGCTTTAGAAAGTTATCAACTAGAGAATGAGTATTTTCTAAAAGACTTTGGAATCTGTCCAGACTATTCAAGAGAAAGGTTAGTAGATGAATTCAACTTAGTTAAAAATCTTGATCCAAAAACACCAATAATTTTAACGAGATCAAATAACTACGGTGGTTTTGCCTTGGGTAAACCAGAAGCAGACATTTATGGAATAAGTGTTTACAGAAAAGTGCATAACAAAACTCTAGGTTATGTAACATACCCATTCCCAGCTTGGTACTATGCCTTTTTAGCTCAAGGTCAAAAGAGCCTAACTGGCAAGCCAAGTATTATTCACGAGTTCCAACTCGAACCATGGACAATTTCAGGAGATACCAAAAACACTAGTCTAGAAGAACAGAACAAAACCATGAGCGTTGAAGACGTCAAAAGGAACATTAACTTTGCCAAAAAGACCGGCATAAAAGAGGTTTATTTTTGGGGAGCAGAGTGGTGGTATTGGCACCTCCAAAACGGTGACCCAAGCATCTGGAAAACCGTAAAATCAGGACTAAATAAATAA
- a CDS encoding VIT1/CCC1 transporter family protein — MKNIKENLRTVVFGVEDSFVSTTGVIVGLIAAGTNKETVLAAGLITIVVEATSMGAGEFISNDDNPEKEEAALKKGIAMLVSYFLAGLWVMLPLLIFGSLNNTLIISFTFLSLFFLGLWRGYILGGDKIKYALKTLLIGGAACGFGVAVGLLFR, encoded by the coding sequence ATGAAAAACATTAAAGAAAACTTAAGGACTGTAGTTTTTGGTGTAGAAGACAGTTTTGTATCTACTACAGGAGTGATAGTAGGTCTCATAGCAGCCGGTACAAATAAAGAGACTGTACTTGCTGCCGGGCTCATTACAATAGTAGTAGAAGCCACCAGCATGGGGGCCGGAGAATTCATCTCCAACGACGATAACCCCGAAAAAGAAGAGGCTGCACTAAAAAAAGGGATTGCAATGCTTGTCTCTTACTTTTTGGCAGGACTTTGGGTTATGCTACCACTACTGATATTTGGATCTCTCAACAATACGTTAATAATTAGCTTCACGTTCTTAAGCCTATTCTTTCTAGGCTTATGGAGAGGATATATCTTAGGTGGCGATAAAATAAAATACGCCCTAAAAACACTACTTATAGGTGGAGCAGCATGTGGATTTGGCGTAGCAGTAGGATTGCTATTTAGATAA